The following coding sequences are from one Perognathus longimembris pacificus isolate PPM17 chromosome 13, ASM2315922v1, whole genome shotgun sequence window:
- the LOC125361820 gene encoding olfactory receptor 10AG1-like has translation MRDGERRAEGNVSTVKEFVLLGFSDHPNLQGFLSGIFSIIYIIILTGNILILTITVVDPTLQKPMYFFLGNFSFLEICYVSVTLPRILFNIWTQIRTMSLPVCATQLCFFLILGTNESFLLAVMSYDRYVAICNPLHYPLVMNTKKCIQLAAAAWLSAMPVHIGLTCYIFSLHFCHSNQIDHFFCDIPPIIKLACGDTFLYELSVYLVAMLCAIVPFWLILASYSKIISTVLKLSTAQGRGKAFSTCASHLLVVVLFYGSASITYFRPKSNHSSGLDKLYSLFYIIFTPMMNPLIYSLRNKEVIMALRTLLLKS, from the coding sequence atgagagatggagagagaagagcAGAAGGCAACGTTTCCACAGTGAAGGAATTTGTCCTGCTGGGATTCTCTGACCATCCAAACCTCCAGGGGTTCCTATCTGGAATTTTTTccattatttatataattatccTTACTGGAAACATCCTCATCCTCACAATCACCGTGGTTGACCCCACCCTACAGAAACCCATGTATTTTTTCCTGggaaatttttccttcctggaaatcTGTTACGTGTCAGTCACTCTGCCTAGAATTCTTTTCAACATTTGGACTCAGATTAGGACCATGTCTCTGCCTGTTTGTGCCACTCAGCTATGCTTCTTCCTCATTCTTGGGACCAATGAAAGCTTCCTCCTGGCTGTGATgtcctatgaccgctatgtggccatctgcaacccTCTCCACTATCCTCTAGTCATGAACACAAAGAAGTGTATTCAACTGGCAGCTGCAGCCTGGCTCAGTGCGATGCCAGTCCATATAGGACTAACCTGTTATATATTCTCTCTTCATTTCTGTCATTCTAACCAAATTGACCACTTCTTCTGTGATATACCCCCCATTATCAAGCTAGCCTGTGGGGACACATTTCTGTACGAATTGTCTGTCTACCTAGTAGCAATGCTGTGTGCTATAGTTCCTTTTTGGTTGATCCTTGCTTCTTACAGCAAAATCATTTCCACCGTTCTGAAGTTGTCAACAGCTCAAGGACGGGGTAAGGCCTTCTCCACTTGTGCCTCCCACCTGCtggttgtggttttgttttatggATCTGCTAGCATTACCTATTTCAGGCCCAAATCCAATCATTCTTCAGGGCTTGATAAACTCTACTCTCTTTTCTATATCATTTTTACTCCCATGATGAATCCATTGATATACAGCCTTAGAAACAAGGAGGTGATAATGGCACTGAGGACATTACTACTTAAATCCTAG